GGGCACCACATCCCCCAGCGGATCAGAACCTCCCGGGATCGGGGATAACGCGCCCTCAGCTCTTCGATCGACCACTCCCCCCGGATCATCGGTCCTCCGCGGAAGCGCTCTCCCTCCCATGCTCGGCGGCCTTCCTCTTCTCCACCTTGCGCCCGAACAAGGAGGGGGGCTCCAGCTCCTCGGCCAGGGCAACCAGCCCGTGGGGCTTCCGCAGCACAACCCGGCGTCGCCCCAGGCGCACCCAGCCCGCCCGTTGCCAACCGTTCAACAGCCGGCTCACGGTGTGCAGGCGCGTCCCACACAGCTCCGCCAGCTCCTCCCGGCTCAGGGGCAACACCAGCTCGATCCCCTCCCCCGTCCGCCGGCCGGGCCTCTCAGATGTTCCCGCCTTTCTTCGAGCTGTTCGCGGAATCAACCGAGTGGGGAACGCAGGGAGCGGGCAGCTCCTGACCCTCTTCCCTCTGCCGGAGGAATCCGATAGGCGTGGGCCAGCAGGTCCGAAACCCACCGGGGAACCGGAGCGGATTCCAGCCTCCCGGTTTCCGCTTCCTGGACAGCTTCGAAGGGTCAGTCATTTGAGGAGAAGGAATGAAAATCCAGCGAAGGGTGATCCGCTCAGGGCGGACGGCATTGGATCATTATGATATGATGGTGCAGAGAGCGGAGCAGGCCGGAGTCACCCGCCGGTTCGGCCAGGAAAAAAAACCAAAACAGGTCGAGCGCTGAGCTATGAAGATCGACGATCTGCGAACGGCTGCCGCCGAGGTGCTGCGGCGAAATGATCGGGGAACCTTCACCGCGCCATCCCCGCGGCAGTATCCCCATCTCTGGCTGTGGGATGCCGGGTTCGCGGCGCTGGGCTGGGCCGCTCTGGAGGACTTCAAGCGGGCTTACCGGGAGATCCGCGCCGCCCTGCGGGGCCAGTGGCGCAACGGGATGCTCCCTCACGTGGTGTTCTATGGCTGGCCCAGCACGTATTTCCCCGGGGCAGATGTCTGGCGCTCGGATCTTGCGCCGGAGGCGCCGGGGGATCTCCCGACCTCGGGCATCACCCAGCCCCCGGTCCTGGCCCTCGTCGCCTGGATCCTCTTCCAGCACGATCCGGATCGCCGACGGGCCGAGGCCTTCCTCCGCGAGGTCTTCCCGGCCCTGCACGCCTATCATCGCTGGCTCCACACCGTTCGGGATCCCGATGACATCGGCCTGAGCTGCATCGTCCATCCCTGGGAATCCGGAATGGATAACAGCCCCCTCTGGGACCTCCCCCTATCCCGGGTCCCCACGGAAGGCCTTCCCCCCTATCAACGGGCCGACGCCCACTGGGTCCCGGAGGAGCAGCGCCCCCGTCGTGCCGATTACGACCGCTTCCTCGCCCTGATCTTCCACCTCCGATCCCACCAGTATGGGGAAAGCGGGGTGCGCCGCTCCCCCTTCCGCGTTTACGATGTCCTGTTCAACGCGCTGCGCCATCGCTCGGAGGAAGCCCTGCTGGCCATGGCCCGGACCCTGGGAGAACCCGTCGGGGAAATCGAGGGATGGCTGGAACGAAGCCGGGCCGCTTTCCAGACCCGGTTATGGGACCCTGCGCGCGGATTTTTCCTGGACTGGGATGGGGTGGCGGGTGATCGGATCCCGGTGATCGCCTCCGGGGGGTTCCTGACGCTGTATGCCGGCCTGGCCACACCGGAGCAGGCCCGGGAGATGGTGGACCGTTACCTGAGGAACCCGGAGGCCTTCGCCCCTAATGGAGGAACCCGTTATCTGGTTCCAACGGTGAGCAAAGCCGACGCGGGCTGGGAGCCACGGCGCTACTGGCGGGGACCCATCTGGATCAATGTGAACGCTCTCATCGCCCACGGCCTGGCCCGCTACGGGTTCCATGCGCTCGCCGGGGAGATCCGCCGTCACACGCTGGAGCTGATCGCCCGCTCTGGGTTTCACGAGTATTATGACCCCCGAACCGGGGAAGGCCTGGGGATCGGGGACTTCA
The sequence above is drawn from the Thermoflexus sp. genome and encodes:
- a CDS encoding amylo-alpha-1,6-glucosidase; the protein is MKIDDLRTAAAEVLRRNDRGTFTAPSPRQYPHLWLWDAGFAALGWAALEDFKRAYREIRAALRGQWRNGMLPHVVFYGWPSTYFPGADVWRSDLAPEAPGDLPTSGITQPPVLALVAWILFQHDPDRRRAEAFLREVFPALHAYHRWLHTVRDPDDIGLSCIVHPWESGMDNSPLWDLPLSRVPTEGLPPYQRADAHWVPEEQRPRRADYDRFLALIFHLRSHQYGESGVRRSPFRVYDVLFNALRHRSEEALLAMARTLGEPVGEIEGWLERSRAAFQTRLWDPARGFFLDWDGVAGDRIPVIASGGFLTLYAGLATPEQAREMVDRYLRNPEAFAPNGGTRYLVPTVSKADAGWEPRRYWRGPIWINVNALIAHGLARYGFHALAGEIRRHTLELIARSGFHEYYDPRTGEGLGIGDFTWSAALLLGWELL
- a CDS encoding helix-turn-helix domain-containing protein; protein product: MGFGPAGPRLSDSSGRGKRVRSCPLPAFPTRLIPRTARRKAGTSERPGRRTGEGIELVLPLSREELAELCGTRLHTVSRLLNGWQRAGWVRLGRRRVVLRKPHGLVALAEELEPPSLFGRKVEKRKAAEHGRESASAEDR